The following is a genomic window from Deltaproteobacteria bacterium.
AATTTTACCTGCAAAATTTATTTTCGAATCGGTGCACCGACCCTAATCCAATATTCCTCGTGCCTGAATCATGCCCATCCTAACAACCGCCGCGACATTGAGAGTTGTCTGAGAATACACTTCCAACCTCCGCTACCGACGAGCTGAAAAGTAAGCTGTAAAGCAGGTTCTTCATAATACTTCGCATTCGCCGATCGCCAGGGCACTGCGATAATAGGAGAGGTCGACATACTTCTGCACCGGCGGAATGGGTTGGGCCAGATAGCCCAGCTCCGCTCGTAGCTCGATCGTGGCTATAACTCCCGGCAGATTGACGGCCGCTCTTGGGTACAGGCCGTGCTCTGGATCGAGCAGCGCATCGAGTGTCTGTTCGGCGACGCGTCCGTGAATATCGTTGTGGCGCGCGAGCATGTCGAGGCAAGCCGGGCGATTCTCCCTGGCGAAACACCACGCGGTGGCTTCCACGTAGGCGCGGATGTAGCGCATCATTCGATCGGGATGCCGCTCAGCCCAACTCCGGCTCGCCGCGCCGCAGGTGCCTTGGTAAGTGGCGATCATCTCGAAATCTCGCGCCAGCAGATGACCGCCGAGATTCAGAGCATTCTCGACGAAAGGTTCGGTCAACAGAGTCGCACTGATTGTTCCGTCCCTTAAGGACTCATAGCGGCTTTGCCAACCGCCGACCTCGATCAATTCATAATCGTCTCTGGCAAAGCCTCGGTCCTGGAGCCATTTTACCAGCACTAAGACTAGGCCGCTGGTTTTAGCATCGACGCCAATCGATTTGCCGCGCAGTGAATTGACGGCTGGGCAGTCCGGCGCGCCGACCAAACTGAAAAGACCCGGATGAAGCCCCATGAAGATGAACAAGTCGGAGCCGTCCGTGCTTTCGACATCGGCGATCACGTCGTCGGCGCCGGTGTGGCCGATGTCGCATCGGCCAGCTCGCAGCGCTGCGCTTAGAAACAGCGAGCCAGGCGTGTAAGCGGCGTCAACGCGAAGCCCGTGGCGAGCGAAAATTCCGCACTCGACCCCGGCATGCACCGGCAAGTTGTACGCAGCGCGGAACTGCAACAGTTTGATAGTCTCGGGATTATTCATGGCGCTACGTTTCGTTCTGCTCGTATCACGGCGGGCGGAAAAGTTGAACCCATGGGCGCG
Proteins encoded in this region:
- a CDS encoding ABC transporter substrate-binding protein; this encodes MSSPPFVFRAVMGNPIVCQVGRAHGFNFSARRDTSRTKRSAMNNPETIKLLQFRAAYNLPVHAGVECGIFARHGLRVDAAYTPGSLFLSAALRAGRCDIGHTGADDVIADVESTDGSDLFIFMGLHPGLFSLVGAPDCPAVNSLRGKSIGVDAKTSGLVLVLVKWLQDRGFARDDYELIEVGGWQSRYESLRDGTISATLLTEPFVENALNLGGHLLARDFEMIATYQGTCGAASRSWAERHPDRMMRYIRAYVEATAWCFARENRPACLDMLARHNDIHGRVAEQTLDALLDPEHGLYPRAAVNLPGVIATIELRAELGYLAQPIPPVQKYVDLSYYRSALAIGECEVL